A single region of the Arthrobacter sp. zg-Y20 genome encodes:
- a CDS encoding ABC transporter permease has protein sequence MPPNTSVPARARTSLRDREARATTPGWLWLPAGLALLLCAGPVAALLLNVPWTSLSDLLDSDQARTALGLSLATSVISTLICVLLGLPLAVLFSKLEGPAIQLMRGILLIPLVLSPVVSGIALLYFWGRHGIAGRLLGAAGLDVGYSPAAVVIVQVFVSLPFFVVASLNSLSAVDRDLEMAAATSGAGPTAILRHITLPLALPGIVAGALLAFARSLGEYGATITFAGSIEGRTRTLPLQIELSLNSNQPQAALGICLMLIALYLLVLLLARLGAGRLLPR, from the coding sequence CTGCCGGCCGGTCTCGCCCTGCTGCTGTGTGCCGGACCCGTTGCCGCCCTGCTGCTGAACGTCCCGTGGACCTCCCTTTCAGACCTGCTGGACTCGGACCAGGCCCGGACCGCGCTGGGGCTGTCCCTGGCCACCTCGGTTATCTCCACGCTGATCTGCGTCCTGCTGGGGCTGCCGCTGGCTGTCCTGTTCAGCAAACTCGAGGGGCCCGCTATACAGCTCATGCGAGGGATCCTGCTGATCCCGCTGGTACTCTCACCCGTCGTCTCCGGCATTGCCCTGCTCTATTTCTGGGGCAGGCACGGGATTGCCGGCCGGCTGTTGGGCGCAGCAGGGCTCGACGTCGGCTACTCACCGGCCGCCGTAGTGATTGTCCAGGTGTTCGTGTCGCTGCCGTTTTTTGTGGTCGCCTCGTTGAACAGCCTTTCGGCCGTGGACCGGGACCTGGAAATGGCTGCCGCCACCTCGGGTGCCGGCCCAACCGCCATCCTGCGCCACATCACCCTTCCCCTGGCGCTGCCCGGCATTGTGGCCGGAGCGCTGCTGGCTTTTGCCCGCTCCCTGGGTGAATACGGGGCAACCATCACCTTCGCCGGAAGCATCGAAGGCCGCACCCGCACCCTGCCGCTGCAAATCGAGCTGAGCCTGAACTCCAACCAGCCGCAGGCGGCACTGGGGATCTGCCTGATGCTCATTGCCCTGTACCTTCTGGTCCTGCTGCTGGCCCGGCTCGGCGCCGGACGGCTGCTGCCGCGATGA
- a CDS encoding molybdopterin-dependent oxidoreductase produces the protein MSGPEAAPEPPAPGGKPDGTPAERPAGKPAPAQRRIRGWAAGAGLVAACLGIAAGELFAAFLSPSLSPVSAVGSVVINAVPGPVKDAAIALFGTADKAALLAGMGLIIALAAIAAGVLELRRPPAGSLILGAFGAAGLAAVLTRPQSAVLSIVPPLAAAVVAVMVLRWLAVRVRALAAAPAPADAAVSRRAVLVSVGGGALVALLGAALAGIARGGQAGVAAVRDAVRLPSPARAAAPIPAGAELAVDGLTPLVTDAADFYRIDTALSVPAIDPENWRLRVTGMVDREVELSYADLLAKPLQESFVTLACVSNEVGGNLIGNARWLGWPVRELLASAGVRLGADMVLSTSNDGWSASTPLEALTDSRDALLAVGMNGEPLPLEHGFPVRLVVPGLYGYVSATKWVTELRVTRFADDTAYWTERGWGERGPVKLSSRIDVPGRKPVQAGTVTVAGVAWAQHTGISAVQVRVDDGDWQDSELAAGISADTWRQYRIPVDLSPGGHDITVRAVDANGTVQTDEKRSVLPDGATGLHTIRVTVR, from the coding sequence ATGAGCGGACCGGAGGCGGCACCGGAGCCGCCCGCCCCCGGCGGAAAGCCGGACGGAACTCCTGCCGAACGTCCAGCAGGTAAGCCCGCTCCCGCTCAGCGGCGGATCCGCGGCTGGGCGGCAGGGGCGGGACTGGTGGCAGCCTGCCTGGGCATCGCAGCCGGGGAGCTGTTCGCGGCATTCTTGAGTCCGTCGCTGTCCCCGGTCTCGGCCGTCGGCTCAGTGGTCATCAATGCCGTTCCCGGACCCGTCAAGGACGCAGCCATTGCCCTGTTCGGCACTGCGGACAAAGCCGCCCTGCTGGCAGGCATGGGACTGATCATTGCCCTCGCTGCTATTGCAGCAGGGGTACTGGAATTGCGCCGCCCGCCCGCCGGGTCACTGATCCTTGGTGCCTTCGGAGCGGCGGGGCTGGCTGCTGTCCTGACCCGTCCCCAGTCAGCCGTCCTCTCCATTGTTCCGCCGCTGGCTGCCGCCGTCGTCGCCGTCATGGTCCTGCGCTGGCTCGCCGTGCGTGTCCGCGCCCTGGCTGCGGCGCCCGCACCCGCTGACGCGGCCGTGAGCCGCCGGGCGGTCCTGGTCTCGGTCGGCGGGGGAGCGCTGGTGGCCCTGCTCGGTGCGGCGCTGGCCGGCATTGCCCGCGGCGGGCAGGCCGGAGTAGCTGCCGTGCGCGACGCTGTACGGCTGCCCTCTCCCGCCCGCGCCGCGGCACCGATTCCGGCGGGGGCTGAACTGGCCGTGGACGGGCTGACTCCGCTGGTGACTGACGCTGCGGACTTTTACCGCATCGACACGGCGCTGAGCGTGCCCGCCATCGATCCGGAGAACTGGCGCCTGCGGGTCACCGGCATGGTGGACCGCGAAGTGGAGCTCAGCTACGCGGACCTGCTGGCCAAACCCCTGCAGGAAAGCTTCGTGACCCTTGCGTGTGTATCCAACGAGGTGGGCGGAAACCTGATCGGCAATGCCCGCTGGCTGGGGTGGCCGGTGCGCGAGCTGCTGGCCTCGGCCGGAGTGCGGCTCGGCGCGGACATGGTGCTCTCCACCAGTAACGACGGGTGGAGCGCGTCCACCCCGCTGGAGGCCCTCACGGACAGCCGCGACGCGCTGCTGGCCGTGGGCATGAACGGGGAACCGCTGCCGCTGGAACACGGTTTCCCGGTCCGCCTGGTGGTCCCCGGACTCTACGGCTACGTTTCCGCCACCAAGTGGGTGACCGAACTGCGGGTGACCCGATTCGCCGATGACACCGCCTACTGGACCGAACGCGGCTGGGGCGAGCGCGGGCCCGTCAAGCTGTCCTCCCGCATCGACGTTCCCGGCCGCAAGCCTGTGCAGGCCGGCACAGTGACGGTGGCGGGCGTGGCCTGGGCGCAGCACACTGGAATCAGTGCCGTCCAGGTCCGCGTTGACGACGGCGACTGGCAGGACTCGGAACTGGCCGCCGGAATTTCGGCGGACACCTGGCGGCAGTACCGGATTCCTGTTGACCTGTCGCCGGGCGGACACGACATCACCGTGCGGGCCGTGGATGCCAACGGCACTGTGCAGACCGACGAGAAACGGTCGGTGCTTCCCGACGGCGCCACCGGCCTGCATACAATTCGGGTGACGGTGCGCTGA
- the glp gene encoding gephyrin-like molybdotransferase Glp, whose amino-acid sequence MSTQPLPQGAPRAPEQVPHGGQHSASGQHSAHGARSVAEHREAVRELLATWFEAHPPARETVGLASAAGRVLAEDVYAPGNLPPFTNSQMDGYAVRSADLVPDAVPGPYSGPGTTAPAAGLVRLARAASIPAGTAPAALQPGTAAPVMTGAMLPAGADAVVPIEACRPDRFLPPETAGTVDLPAAVPAGQFVRTAGSDIAAGSLALAAGTVLGPLQLGLLAGLGLAEVPVRARPRVLLLTTGDEVREPGQQLDPGQIHDANTTLLRTSLEQAGAQVLRSRILADSPEEFSALLRADLVADAPDLVLSSGGISKGAYEVVRQALASADVRFLSVAMQPGGPQGIGTVDGVPFLGFPGNPVSSLVSFEMFLRPALGTVTGAPRPRPEIRARLTEALDSPAGKHQVRRGRYAGGTVEPVGGPGSHLVHALASSNALVSIPAGIEHIPAGTEVTVLLLD is encoded by the coding sequence ATGTCCACGCAGCCCCTTCCACAAGGCGCCCCCCGCGCCCCAGAGCAGGTCCCGCACGGCGGACAGCACAGTGCTTCCGGACAGCACTCCGCCCACGGTGCGCGCAGTGTTGCCGAGCACCGCGAAGCCGTCCGGGAGCTGCTCGCTACCTGGTTCGAAGCACACCCGCCGGCCCGGGAGACGGTGGGGCTGGCTAGTGCCGCGGGCCGGGTGCTGGCCGAGGACGTGTATGCGCCGGGAAACCTTCCGCCGTTTACGAATTCCCAAATGGACGGTTACGCGGTCCGGTCGGCTGACCTTGTTCCCGACGCCGTTCCCGGTCCCTATAGCGGCCCCGGCACCACCGCCCCGGCCGCTGGCCTGGTCCGGCTGGCCCGGGCTGCCTCCATTCCCGCCGGGACCGCCCCGGCTGCGCTGCAGCCCGGAACCGCTGCACCCGTCATGACCGGGGCGATGCTGCCCGCGGGGGCAGACGCCGTCGTGCCGATTGAGGCCTGCCGCCCCGACCGCTTCCTTCCGCCGGAGACCGCGGGGACCGTGGACCTGCCGGCTGCTGTTCCGGCCGGGCAGTTTGTGCGGACCGCAGGCAGCGACATAGCCGCCGGCAGCCTCGCGCTGGCAGCCGGAACGGTTCTTGGTCCGCTGCAACTGGGGCTGCTGGCCGGCCTGGGCCTGGCCGAGGTGCCCGTCCGGGCCCGCCCGCGCGTGCTGCTGCTGACCACCGGAGACGAGGTCCGGGAACCCGGCCAGCAACTGGACCCGGGCCAGATCCACGATGCCAACACCACCTTGCTGCGGACCTCTTTGGAGCAGGCCGGGGCACAAGTGCTCCGCTCCCGGATCCTGGCCGACTCCCCGGAGGAGTTCTCCGCCCTGCTCCGCGCCGATCTGGTTGCCGACGCACCGGATTTAGTGCTCAGCTCGGGCGGCATCAGCAAGGGTGCGTACGAGGTGGTGCGGCAGGCGTTGGCCTCGGCCGATGTCCGGTTCCTGTCCGTGGCCATGCAGCCGGGCGGGCCGCAGGGGATCGGCACCGTGGACGGTGTGCCGTTCCTCGGCTTCCCGGGCAACCCGGTCAGCTCGCTGGTCTCCTTCGAAATGTTCCTGCGCCCGGCCCTGGGCACTGTCACCGGCGCCCCGCGGCCGCGCCCGGAGATCCGGGCCCGCCTCACCGAAGCACTGGACAGCCCGGCCGGCAAACACCAGGTGCGGCGCGGACGGTATGCCGGCGGCACGGTGGAACCCGTGGGCGGTCCCGGCTCGCACCTGGTCCACGCCCTGGCCTCCTCGAACGCCCTGGTTTCCATCCCTGCGGGCATCGAACACATTCCGGCCGGCACGGAAGTGACAGTATTGCTGTTGGACTAA
- the moaC gene encoding cyclic pyranopterin monophosphate synthase MoaC has protein sequence MVDVSAKAETTRQATAQAVLRSTEDVVRLIADGGLPKGDALAVARVAGIMAAKQTSNLIPLCHPLPITKVTVDFTPRGGDVVVEATVKTKALTGVEMEALTAASVAALTLYDMIKAVDKHARITDTMVLAKSGGKSGDWTL, from the coding sequence ATGGTGGACGTGTCAGCCAAGGCTGAGACCACGCGCCAGGCCACCGCCCAGGCGGTACTGCGCAGCACCGAAGACGTGGTCCGGCTGATCGCCGACGGCGGGCTGCCCAAGGGAGACGCGCTGGCCGTGGCCCGGGTGGCCGGGATCATGGCCGCGAAGCAGACCTCCAATCTCATTCCGCTGTGCCATCCGCTGCCGATCACCAAGGTCACAGTGGATTTCACGCCCCGGGGCGGCGACGTCGTCGTCGAGGCCACGGTGAAGACCAAGGCCCTCACCGGCGTCGAAATGGAAGCATTGACCGCCGCCTCCGTTGCCGCCCTGACGCTGTACGACATGATCAAGGCCGTGGACAAGCACGCCCGGATCACGGACACCATGGTGCTCGCCAAATCCGGCGGCAAAAGCGGGGACTGGACGCTGTGA
- a CDS encoding MogA/MoaB family molybdenum cofactor biosynthesis protein: MSVSQPAASPRRTAGVLIASTRAAAGTYQDESGPLIADWLYALGYDIVLAEVVPDGEEVAASLQRILALEPSVLLTSGGTGLSPDDVTPDATEPLLERHVPGVMEAIRAKGLASTPMASISRGFAGTAGRTFIVNLPGSPAAVADGLAVLEPIIGHICGQLEGKREH; this comes from the coding sequence GTGAGCGTCTCGCAGCCTGCCGCGTCGCCGCGACGCACCGCCGGCGTGCTGATCGCCTCCACCCGCGCCGCCGCCGGAACCTACCAGGATGAAAGCGGTCCGCTGATAGCGGATTGGCTCTACGCGCTGGGGTATGACATTGTCCTGGCCGAAGTGGTGCCCGACGGAGAGGAAGTGGCCGCTTCCCTGCAGCGCATCCTCGCCCTGGAACCGTCCGTGCTGCTGACCAGCGGCGGCACCGGCCTCAGCCCGGATGACGTCACCCCCGACGCCACCGAACCGCTGCTCGAACGCCACGTGCCCGGCGTCATGGAAGCCATCCGGGCCAAGGGCCTGGCGTCCACACCAATGGCGTCCATCAGCCGCGGTTTCGCCGGCACAGCGGGCCGGACCTTCATCGTCAACCTGCCTGGCTCGCCGGCGGCCGTGGCCGACGGACTGGCCGTGCTGGAACCTATCATCGGCCACATCTGCGGCCAGCTCGAAGGAAAACGTGAACACTAG
- a CDS encoding molybdenum cofactor biosynthesis protein MoaE yields MNTSQVLNAKVSREPLSSAEAERLAWSPDCGAVVTFSGIVRNHDDGKSVTSLGYSAHPSAESVLGQTAAAVAAKYDGVRIWVAHRTGNLDIGDAALVAAVASAHRGTAFAACSELVDTVKANVPIWKEQGFTDGTTEWVGVSDRP; encoded by the coding sequence GTGAACACTAGCCAAGTCCTGAACGCCAAAGTTTCCCGGGAACCGCTGAGCAGCGCCGAGGCGGAACGCCTCGCCTGGTCACCGGACTGCGGGGCCGTGGTGACCTTCAGCGGCATTGTCCGCAACCACGACGACGGCAAGTCCGTGACCTCCCTGGGCTACAGCGCGCATCCGAGCGCCGAATCAGTGCTGGGCCAGACTGCCGCAGCTGTTGCCGCCAAGTACGACGGCGTGCGGATCTGGGTGGCGCACCGCACCGGGAACCTGGACATCGGCGACGCAGCACTGGTGGCCGCCGTGGCATCGGCCCACCGCGGCACGGCCTTCGCGGCCTGCTCCGAGCTGGTGGACACCGTCAAAGCGAACGTACCGATCTGGAAGGAACAGGGCTTCACGGACGGCACAACCGAGTGGGTGGGCGTCAGCGACCGCCCCTGA
- the dapB gene encoding 4-hydroxy-tetrahydrodipicolinate reductase, whose translation MSEKLAVAVLGAAGRMGSEAVAAVRAAGDMELVAALGRTDPLETLVSSGAQYVVDLTVPDSTEANVRFAVEHGMHAVVGTTGWDADRLARLEILLRASPGTGVLIAPNFALGSVLASAFAAKAARYFESVEIIELHHPDKVDAPSGTAVRTAALIAAARSEAGVPASPDATVKQLDGARGADVDGVHVHSVRLRGLVAHQEVLLGGPGEQLTIRHDSFDRASFMPGVLLGLRQVDAHPGLTVGLDGYLNLND comes from the coding sequence ATGAGCGAAAAACTTGCCGTGGCGGTCCTCGGCGCCGCAGGCCGCATGGGATCCGAGGCTGTGGCCGCCGTGCGGGCAGCAGGGGACATGGAGCTCGTTGCAGCCCTGGGCCGCACCGACCCGCTTGAAACCCTCGTCTCCTCCGGAGCGCAGTATGTCGTGGACCTCACCGTGCCGGACAGCACCGAGGCCAACGTCCGCTTCGCCGTCGAACACGGCATGCACGCCGTAGTGGGCACCACGGGCTGGGACGCCGATAGGCTCGCCCGGCTGGAAATATTGCTTCGCGCGTCGCCGGGCACGGGTGTGCTCATCGCTCCGAACTTCGCGCTGGGCTCCGTGCTGGCCTCGGCCTTCGCCGCCAAGGCGGCGCGGTACTTCGAGTCGGTGGAAATCATTGAACTTCACCACCCGGACAAGGTGGATGCCCCATCCGGCACCGCCGTCCGCACGGCCGCGCTGATTGCCGCCGCCCGCAGCGAGGCAGGTGTGCCGGCGTCGCCGGATGCCACCGTGAAACAGCTCGACGGCGCCCGCGGCGCCGACGTGGACGGCGTGCATGTGCACTCAGTCCGGCTGCGCGGACTGGTAGCCCACCAGGAAGTGCTCCTGGGCGGCCCCGGCGAACAGCTGACCATCCGGCACGATTCGTTCGACCGTGCCTCCTTTATGCCCGGCGTGCTGCTGGGGCTGCGCCAGGTGGACGCCCACCCCGGACTGACCGTCGGACTTGACGGCTACCTCAACCTGAACGACTAA
- a CDS encoding heparan-alpha-glucosaminide N-acetyltransferase domain-containing protein, whose protein sequence is MIQRRLTGIDAARGIALLGMIATHTMPLYNQETGDPSFTGLVFSGRSSALFALLSGVGLALLTGGSQPHEAKAVNRDRRGIAVRAVIIALVGLALGGLETNIAVILFHYAVLFLLALPFAGMPLRRLAVWAAGWLLLSPVLAYLLRGWLREVLAPSEIGGNLTWDSFQEPAALAADVFVTGFYPVLQWLSYILLGMVIGRLDLKNLPVQVGLLAAGVFAAVAAKFTSYYLLGTLGGLQVLEATESGQRLPLARMLEVNLSPVEQTGSWWWLALAGPHSNTSLDMLHASGTAAAVLGACLLLTRARPNLLLPLSAAGAMTLTLYSLHVWVMTIVDQQDPALEPLPVFWIQAVFYVVLAVLFQRIQARGPLEFVTSGASRLARGKAAGRSAAR, encoded by the coding sequence ATGATCCAACGCCGCCTCACGGGCATCGATGCTGCCCGCGGGATCGCCCTGCTGGGTATGATCGCCACCCACACCATGCCCCTGTACAACCAGGAGACCGGGGATCCGTCGTTTACCGGCTTGGTCTTTTCGGGGCGGTCCTCGGCGCTGTTCGCGCTGCTGTCCGGCGTCGGGCTGGCCCTGCTGACCGGTGGCAGCCAGCCCCACGAGGCGAAGGCCGTGAACCGCGACCGCCGCGGCATTGCGGTCCGTGCAGTCATCATTGCCCTGGTGGGCCTGGCCCTGGGTGGATTGGAGACCAACATTGCGGTCATCCTGTTCCACTACGCGGTGTTGTTCCTGCTGGCCCTGCCGTTTGCCGGCATGCCGCTGCGCCGGCTGGCGGTCTGGGCTGCCGGGTGGTTGCTGCTCTCCCCCGTGCTGGCATACCTGCTGCGCGGCTGGCTGCGGGAAGTCCTTGCGCCGTCGGAGATCGGCGGCAACCTCACGTGGGACTCGTTCCAGGAACCGGCCGCCCTGGCGGCAGACGTATTCGTCACCGGCTTCTACCCGGTGCTGCAGTGGCTGAGCTACATCTTGCTCGGGATGGTTATTGGACGGCTTGACCTGAAGAACCTGCCGGTGCAGGTGGGACTGCTTGCCGCCGGGGTGTTCGCCGCCGTCGCCGCCAAGTTCACCTCGTACTACCTGCTGGGCACACTGGGCGGCCTGCAGGTGCTGGAAGCCACCGAATCCGGGCAGCGGCTGCCGCTGGCCAGGATGCTTGAGGTTAACCTCAGCCCGGTGGAACAGACCGGGTCCTGGTGGTGGCTGGCGCTGGCGGGGCCGCACTCCAACACCAGCCTGGACATGCTGCATGCCTCCGGGACCGCCGCTGCGGTCCTGGGTGCGTGCCTGCTGCTGACCAGGGCCCGCCCCAACCTGCTCCTGCCGCTGTCGGCAGCCGGGGCCATGACCCTGACGCTGTACAGCCTGCATGTATGGGTCATGACCATTGTGGACCAGCAGGACCCGGCGCTGGAGCCGCTCCCGGTGTTCTGGATCCAGGCCGTCTTCTACGTGGTCCTGGCCGTCCTGTTCCAGCGCATCCAGGCGCGGGGACCGCTGGAGTTCGTGACGTCCGGGGCGTCCCGGCTGGCGCGCGGGAAAGCGGCCGGCCGTTCAGCAGCTCGCTAG
- a CDS encoding SDR family NAD(P)-dependent oxidoreductase, whose amino-acid sequence MEDAMENEQQKTVLIIGAGPGIGLSVARRFASGGVALVARSAERLQQLAATLAGEGIAAEWEAADAADPAALQQAVKLLVERVGPIDVLCFSPLPSLDLIGPVLDTGAEEFLASLALSVGGAATAVRAVVPGMLERGHGSLLFTTGSGALRPSPGRAASAVSTAAETAYVDLLHRQLSPAGIRVAHVLIVGPVGPGLKHEPEAVAAALWEAHRTDGGVVTVLD is encoded by the coding sequence ATGGAAGACGCCATGGAAAACGAGCAGCAGAAAACAGTCCTGATTATCGGCGCGGGGCCCGGCATCGGCCTTTCCGTGGCCCGGCGCTTCGCGTCCGGCGGGGTTGCCCTGGTGGCACGCTCCGCGGAACGGTTGCAGCAGCTGGCCGCCACGCTGGCAGGCGAGGGGATCGCTGCCGAGTGGGAAGCGGCGGATGCTGCGGACCCGGCCGCCCTGCAGCAGGCCGTGAAGTTGCTCGTCGAGCGGGTAGGCCCCATCGACGTCCTCTGCTTTAGCCCGCTGCCCAGTCTCGACCTGATCGGTCCGGTCCTGGACACCGGCGCCGAAGAGTTCCTTGCCTCGCTTGCGCTCAGCGTAGGCGGGGCCGCTACCGCCGTGCGCGCGGTGGTGCCGGGCATGCTGGAGCGCGGACACGGCAGCCTGCTGTTCACCACTGGCAGCGGAGCCCTGCGGCCCTCCCCCGGCCGGGCGGCCAGCGCCGTTTCAACGGCAGCGGAAACGGCGTATGTGGACCTGCTGCACCGGCAGCTCAGCCCGGCCGGAATCCGGGTGGCGCACGTGCTGATAGTCGGACCGGTGGGTCCCGGGCTCAAGCACGAGCCCGAGGCCGTTGCTGCGGCGTTGTGGGAAGCCCACCGCACGGACGGCGGCGTCGTCACCGTTTTGGACTAG
- a CDS encoding helix-turn-helix transcriptional regulator → MPSPLGEFLILRRSRVQPADVGLRSNGRRRVPGLRREEVARLADVSVDYYMRLEQGREASPSPQVAAAIGTALLLDEHALAHLYRLAGLTPPRTVPTAAAVDPQLAAFLNEWPDHPAFVLGQAFDVLAANPLAEALFLGFGPTGNLLESMFLDPAAAVLYRDWETVAASMVASFRLLEAAQPREPRIAEVRGRLLAADARFAELWTDAEVRGGRLRSKRFRHPEAGDLELHLQAFDVRAAPGQELVVYRAEPGSASNAALKVLQAAVCS, encoded by the coding sequence GTGCCTTCGCCGCTGGGAGAATTCCTCATCCTCCGCCGTTCCCGTGTCCAGCCCGCCGATGTCGGGCTGCGCAGCAACGGCCGGCGCCGCGTGCCGGGCCTGCGCCGGGAGGAGGTCGCGCGGCTGGCGGATGTGAGCGTGGACTACTACATGCGCCTGGAGCAGGGCCGCGAAGCCTCGCCGTCGCCCCAAGTCGCGGCTGCCATCGGCACCGCACTGCTGCTCGACGAACATGCGCTGGCGCATCTGTACCGCCTGGCGGGGCTGACGCCGCCGCGCACCGTTCCGACCGCCGCCGCCGTGGACCCCCAGCTGGCGGCCTTCCTTAACGAATGGCCGGACCACCCTGCCTTCGTCCTTGGCCAGGCCTTCGACGTCCTTGCTGCCAACCCGCTGGCCGAGGCCCTGTTCCTGGGGTTCGGCCCCACCGGCAACCTGCTGGAATCCATGTTCCTGGACCCGGCTGCGGCTGTGCTGTACCGGGACTGGGAGACGGTGGCCGCCAGCATGGTGGCCAGTTTCCGGCTGCTGGAGGCAGCCCAGCCCCGCGAGCCGCGGATCGCCGAGGTCCGCGGACGCCTGCTGGCCGCCGATGCCCGCTTCGCGGAACTGTGGACCGATGCCGAGGTGCGCGGCGGACGGCTGAGGAGCAAACGCTTCCGCCACCCGGAGGCCGGGGACCTGGAATTGCACCTGCAGGCGTTCGACGTCCGGGCTGCACCCGGACAGGAACTGGTGGTCTACCGGGCGGAGCCGGGATCGGCGTCGAACGCCGCACTGAAGGTGCTGCAGGCAGCCGTCTGCTCCTGA
- the dapA gene encoding 4-hydroxy-tetrahydrodipicolinate synthase — protein MDFQNRTLPFGTLVTAMVTPFTEDGAVDFDATANLANKLVEDGCDGLVVSGTTGETSTLEDSEKEDLFRVVAETVGGRAKVIAGTGTNHTSHSVEMARRAERAGADGQLVVTPYYNKPTQAGVVAHFDAVTAATELPVMVYDIPGRAGIALSTSTIFKLAENPRILALKDAKADFAGITRVLANTTLDIYAGDDGLTLPWMAAGAVGVVSVTAHIATEQFRAMVDAAAAGDFETARRIHFELDPLIRAVMTHIPGAVAAKQVLAMQKVIPTAAVRLPLVAPDAVEMETVLTDLAEAGMDFSRNEA, from the coding sequence ATGGATTTCCAAAACCGCACCCTTCCCTTCGGTACACTCGTCACCGCCATGGTGACCCCGTTCACGGAGGACGGAGCAGTGGACTTCGACGCCACCGCCAACCTCGCGAACAAGCTGGTGGAAGACGGTTGTGACGGCCTGGTGGTCTCCGGCACCACGGGGGAAACCTCCACTCTGGAGGACAGCGAGAAGGAAGACCTGTTCCGGGTGGTTGCCGAAACCGTCGGCGGGCGGGCGAAGGTCATCGCCGGCACGGGCACCAACCACACCTCCCATTCAGTGGAAATGGCCCGCCGCGCCGAGCGGGCCGGCGCCGACGGCCAGCTGGTGGTGACCCCCTACTACAACAAGCCCACGCAGGCAGGAGTGGTGGCGCACTTCGATGCCGTTACCGCCGCCACCGAGCTGCCCGTGATGGTTTATGACATTCCCGGCCGCGCCGGAATTGCGCTGAGCACCTCCACTATCTTCAAGCTCGCCGAGAACCCGCGCATCCTTGCCCTGAAAGATGCCAAGGCCGACTTCGCCGGCATCACCCGGGTGCTGGCCAACACCACGCTTGACATCTACGCCGGCGACGACGGCCTCACCCTCCCGTGGATGGCCGCCGGCGCCGTGGGCGTGGTCAGCGTCACCGCGCACATCGCCACCGAACAGTTCCGTGCCATGGTGGACGCCGCCGCGGCCGGGGATTTCGAGACCGCCCGCCGGATCCACTTCGAACTGGACCCGCTGATCCGCGCGGTGATGACCCACATTCCCGGTGCCGTCGCCGCCAAGCAGGTCCTGGCGATGCAGAAGGTCATCCCCACCGCCGCCGTCCGGCTGCCGCTGGTGGCACCGGACGCCGTCGAAATGGAAACGGTCCTGACGGACCTGGCCGAAGCCGGCATGGACTTTTCCCGGAACGAGGCGTAA